A genomic stretch from Chitinophaga agri includes:
- a CDS encoding MFS transporter yields MATTDTQINTKAARGSLRFRRIKNSIFLSGLSVFAQLYLFQPVLPMLCKEFGVTPAQSSWAVSASTMGMAAGLFIFSFKADAVPRKHLMGGAMLVSAVLTLLSVFIRDFHLLIAVNFVKGAVLSGVTAVALAYLSEEVATTSLGLAISLYLSGNAIGGMAGRIVVMLIAGWANWRWAAGCIGATSLILGLFFTKRLPASKHFVAMPMNIGQKWQQMGVFFRQPVMVLVYFAASLLMGCFVSVYNYTGFRLESPPFSLPHYVIAGIFLMYTVGVLGTMVAGRLSDGIPPARVIRVFIPLMAAGLLLMLIPQLVALAAGLGIFTFSFFATHTLASRLISQEAKEGKSTATSLYWLFYYAGSSFIGTSTGVVLTGWGWSTFIAALLGLVLAGGSLVFRAGRRPVIE; encoded by the coding sequence ATGGCAACAACAGATACACAGATCAATACAAAAGCAGCACGCGGCAGTCTTCGCTTTCGCCGTATTAAAAATAGCATTTTCCTTTCAGGGCTCTCCGTCTTCGCCCAGTTATACCTTTTCCAACCTGTATTGCCGATGCTCTGTAAAGAGTTTGGTGTCACGCCTGCACAAAGCAGCTGGGCCGTTTCTGCGTCCACCATGGGAATGGCAGCAGGACTGTTTATTTTCTCGTTCAAGGCAGATGCCGTACCGCGTAAACATCTCATGGGAGGTGCGATGCTGGTATCTGCGGTATTAACGCTTTTATCGGTTTTTATACGTGATTTTCACCTGCTGATAGCGGTCAACTTTGTCAAAGGAGCGGTATTGTCGGGTGTGACAGCGGTCGCACTGGCGTATCTGTCAGAAGAGGTGGCGACTACTTCTCTGGGGCTGGCCATCAGTTTATACCTGAGTGGAAATGCGATTGGCGGCATGGCGGGAAGGATCGTGGTGATGCTGATTGCCGGATGGGCAAACTGGCGCTGGGCGGCAGGTTGTATCGGAGCGACCAGTCTGATACTGGGTTTGTTTTTTACTAAGCGGTTGCCTGCTTCTAAACATTTTGTCGCTATGCCCATGAATATCGGACAGAAGTGGCAGCAGATGGGTGTCTTTTTCCGGCAGCCGGTTATGGTGCTGGTGTATTTTGCCGCTTCATTACTGATGGGATGTTTTGTCAGTGTTTATAATTATACGGGTTTCCGGTTGGAAAGTCCGCCGTTCTCATTACCTCACTATGTCATAGCAGGGATCTTCCTGATGTATACAGTAGGTGTATTAGGAACGATGGTGGCCGGAAGGTTGTCCGATGGCATACCGCCTGCGCGTGTGATCAGGGTGTTTATTCCTTTGATGGCGGCGGGTTTGTTATTGATGCTCATTCCACAGCTGGTGGCGCTTGCGGCCGGATTGGGTATTTTCACTTTCAGCTTTTTCGCAACACATACCCTGGCCAGCCGGTTGATTTCACAGGAAGCAAAGGAGGGGAAGAGTACGGCTACTTCTTTGTACTGGTTGTTCTATTACGCAGGTTCCTCATTCATTGGTACCAGTACTGGTGTGGTGCTGACAGGATGGGGATGGAGTACATTCATTGCGGCATTACTGGGGCTGGTACTGGCAGGGGGAAGTCTGGTGTTCAGAGCGGGGAGAAGGCCCGTTATAGAATAG
- a CDS encoding PPC domain-containing DNA-binding protein codes for MKKLAHLMMLALAIGSTAEAQTRYVKVPAGYLMVLRQGDDLFAQLEAFMVKEKIPAANFTGMGFVNAAFGFFNQQTKAYDPKSFDNVELASMQGSIAWQKDTVSIHAHGVVTDSTFQAYGGHLLGATVSTGSLEIMITVHNKRFRREKDASIGANVLQLKEEE; via the coding sequence ATGAAAAAATTAGCCCATTTAATGATGCTGGCACTGGCTATAGGCAGTACCGCTGAAGCACAGACACGCTATGTGAAAGTACCTGCAGGATACCTGATGGTACTCCGTCAGGGTGACGACCTTTTTGCCCAACTTGAAGCATTTATGGTGAAAGAAAAGATCCCCGCCGCCAACTTCACCGGTATGGGGTTTGTCAACGCTGCATTCGGTTTTTTTAACCAGCAGACGAAAGCGTACGACCCGAAGTCTTTTGATAATGTCGAACTGGCCAGTATGCAGGGTAGTATCGCCTGGCAAAAGGATACTGTCTCTATCCATGCACATGGAGTAGTGACTGATAGTACATTCCAGGCTTATGGCGGGCATTTGCTCGGGGCTACGGTCAGTACCGGTTCACTGGAAATTATGATCACCGTACACAATAAAAGGTTCAGGAGAGAAAAGGACGCGTCTATCGGGGCAAATGTGCTGCAGCTGAAAGAGGAAGAATAA
- a CDS encoding YMGG-like glycine zipper-containing protein produces the protein MKKLFLSLATVTVLFACNNKASQEEAIESAKQAAVDSVNNVNAIKEAKQQTIDSMKAVNKARESKAPATVNHSNGNTNDNSAPAASTASTTETKKKGWSHTAKGAVVGAGTGAVTGAIINKNDRVKGAAIGTVVGAGAGAGIGAIVDKAKKKKEANQ, from the coding sequence ATGAAAAAGTTATTTTTGAGCTTGGCCACTGTAACGGTGCTCTTTGCTTGTAATAACAAAGCGTCTCAGGAAGAGGCTATTGAAAGTGCAAAGCAAGCTGCCGTAGATTCCGTCAACAACGTGAATGCAATTAAAGAAGCTAAGCAGCAGACCATTGATTCCATGAAGGCGGTTAACAAAGCACGCGAAAGCAAAGCGCCGGCTACTGTAAATCATAGCAATGGTAACACTAATGACAACAGTGCTCCTGCGGCATCCACTGCTTCTACTACTGAAACAAAAAAGAAAGGCTGGAGCCATACTGCTAAAGGCGCCGTTGTAGGTGCTGGTACTGGTGCAGTAACAGGTGCTATCATCAATAAGAACGACCGCGTGAAAGGTGCGGCTATCGGTACCGTAGTAGGTGCTGGTGCTGGTGCTGGTATCGGTGCGATCGTTGATAAAGCTAAAAAGAAAAAAGAAGCCAACCAGTAA
- a CDS encoding right-handed parallel beta-helix repeat-containing protein yields MKNAIACLLLATLISCSKKELMEEDNNVHPELAITSYYVNGTSGNDANTGTSAASALKTIQAALNKTTSGAGSTIYVAGGTYKERLNWPNSGASATEPITLTNYSGGTVVLDGVGATNSVQNAMINISSKSYVRINNISIANNIRSFASGIYVSGAGTDLQITSCRIYNIGWTGDSTAVPSSANNANPLVVVGTTPTAYSQIYVGSNQIYACNTGYSEALTMSGNVNNFLIENNIVHHIRNIGIDMTGHYSWTGAPDSVNFARNGNVKGNVVYNCVSPVATSGGIYVDGGKWINIEGNTSFNNGAGITVGCENANNTAEGINIRSNFIYNNKEAGIVIGSNAAGSKVAWSSATNNTLFKNYTNGGWGGEISLQNTDHVTLSNNIVQSASNIVVIALLGYTSTNLTMNYNRYYTSSGTANTITFDWGGINGTTYGSLATFKSGTGLEANGTYGIPSFVNSTLATLNLHLANSSTCINAGDPAFVPASGELDIDKQSRKQHNRVDIGADETSL; encoded by the coding sequence ATGAAGAATGCCATTGCATGCCTGTTACTGGCTACCCTGATCTCCTGTAGTAAGAAAGAGCTGATGGAAGAAGATAACAACGTTCATCCCGAACTGGCTATTACCAGTTACTATGTCAACGGAACCTCCGGTAACGATGCCAACACCGGAACTTCTGCCGCAAGTGCTTTAAAGACAATTCAGGCTGCCCTTAACAAAACTACCTCCGGTGCAGGCAGCACTATTTATGTGGCGGGTGGTACCTATAAGGAACGGCTTAACTGGCCCAATTCCGGCGCCTCCGCTACGGAGCCTATTACGCTGACCAACTACAGTGGTGGCACAGTTGTACTGGATGGTGTCGGCGCTACTAACAGCGTACAGAACGCCATGATCAACATCAGCAGTAAAAGCTATGTAAGGATCAACAACATTAGCATTGCTAACAACATCAGGAGCTTCGCGTCAGGCATCTATGTCAGCGGAGCAGGTACTGACTTACAGATCACGTCCTGCCGTATCTACAATATAGGCTGGACGGGTGATTCTACAGCAGTACCATCATCTGCCAATAATGCTAATCCGCTGGTCGTAGTCGGTACCACACCCACTGCCTACTCGCAGATATACGTTGGCAGTAACCAGATCTACGCCTGCAATACTGGTTACAGTGAAGCCCTCACCATGTCGGGTAATGTCAACAATTTCCTCATCGAGAACAATATCGTACACCATATCAGGAACATTGGTATAGACATGACAGGACATTACAGCTGGACGGGGGCTCCCGATAGTGTCAACTTCGCACGAAATGGCAATGTAAAAGGGAATGTTGTTTATAACTGTGTATCGCCGGTGGCTACGAGTGGTGGTATTTATGTGGACGGTGGTAAATGGATCAATATCGAAGGCAATACTTCCTTTAATAACGGGGCCGGTATCACAGTTGGTTGTGAGAATGCGAACAACACAGCGGAAGGTATCAATATCCGCAGCAACTTTATTTACAATAATAAAGAAGCCGGCATTGTGATCGGTTCCAATGCTGCTGGTAGTAAGGTTGCCTGGTCTTCCGCCACCAATAACACCCTGTTTAAGAACTATACAAATGGTGGATGGGGGGGTGAGATCAGTTTACAAAACACTGATCACGTTACACTCTCGAATAATATCGTACAGTCGGCCAGCAATATTGTTGTCATCGCCCTGCTGGGATATACAAGTACCAACCTCACGATGAATTACAACCGGTATTATACATCTTCCGGTACTGCCAATACTATCACGTTTGACTGGGGGGGTATTAACGGTACCACCTATGGTTCGCTGGCTACTTTTAAAAGTGGTACCGGACTGGAAGCAAATGGTACTTATGGCATTCCTTCTTTTGTGAACAGCACACTCGCTACGCTCAACCTGCACCTCGCAAACAGTTCCACCTGTATCAATGCAGGTGATCCTGCTTTTGTACCTGCTTCCGGAGAACTGGATATTGATAAGCAGTCACGTAAGCAGCATAACAGGGTGGATATCGGCGCTGATGAGACATCGTTGTGA